The Halococcus agarilyticus region GGACGAAACATCTCACCTGAGGTTCTGGTGCAGATTCTCAATGACGAGAGCATCGACCGATAGCTTCGAAAGAGTACCCTGAACTGACCAAACCATCCACCGATGGGAGCTGGTCATGCCGAGCGCGACACGGATCGACCACACCGATTCGCCCGAAGGCGGTCTGATGAGAGCGTGCGCCGCATCCACACCATCGATCCGATGGTCATCTCACACCCTCAACCTGACCACAGGAATCGGTGTGCCGGCTACATGTCGAACAATCGGTCGATCCGATGGAGATTGACGGCGTGGTCGGTATCACCATCAACGATGAAATCAGCGAGAATCTCGCCGACGACAGCGGTGAACTTGAACCCGTGACCGGTGAACCCAGCAGCGACGTGGACACTGTCGTAGTGGGGATGGCTGCCGAGCACGAAGTGGCCGTCGGATGATTCGGTGATCACGCAGGTCCGGAGCTGCATCGTCGGTCCGGCTCCATCCGGAAAGTACGCTTCAGCGAACTCGCGGTGGCGTTCCTCCTCGATGGTAGTTGGCTCTCGGGGCATTTCGTCGGGATCGGCGGCGTTCGGCAGCGACGGCTCGCGGCCGAACTTGAACCCCGACACGTCGTGAATCGGGAAGCCGTATCCGTCGCCGTGTTCGCCGGCGAGGCTGAACACGGGGAACGTCTCCGGCTGGAACTGTTCAGGCTCGGCGGGCTGGAGCCACGCCATGATCCGGCGACAAGGGGTGAGTTCCGACGCGAGACCGGGAAAGAAATCGCCAGCCCATGCGCCCGCCGTCACCACTAGGTTGTCAGCCTCGTAGCGATTCTTGTCGGTTTTCACTCGGACGCCGTCGCCGGTCTCGTGCCAGTCGAGGACGCGCTCGCGGGCTCTGATGGTAGCTCCCTCCGCATGGGCAGCTTCGACGTGGGCGATCACGGCTTGTTCGCAGTCGACGAAGCCGCCGTCGGGCTGATAAATCGCCCGGTGGTCCGATGGTAGGTCGTACCCCGGAAAGCGCTCGTTCACCTCCATCCCGGTGAGCACCTCGTGGTCGACGTCGTGGGTCTCGACCGAGTGGCGGGCGTCGGCGAACAGGTCAGCGTCGGCGGGACTGGCGTGAATCAAGCCGGTGGTGGTGAGGAGGTCGCGGCCGGTCGCCGCTTCGAGTTCGCGCCAGTTGTCGAAGGTGGCTCGTGCGAGCGGGACGTAGGAGGGGTTTTCGGGCTGTGTGAGCCGGACGATGCGGGTACTCCCGTGGCTCGATCCGCGTGCATGCGGAATGTCAAAGCGTTCGATGGCGAGAACGTCGAGACCGCGCTCGGGAGTCGATAGACAGCAGCGCTGCCCATCCCGCCGACACCGATGACGATTACATCGTACTGCTCGTGGGAGACGTTCATACCCAACGCCAACGGTGGAAAGAGAAATGCATTGCTGCGGTCATGGTGATCGCTAGCAAAACACTTTACGCTCGGAATGAGTATCGCTGCCCAACCAGCACAGGACGACGAGAGCGCCCGGAACCAGAGTGACGTTCAACTCATGCCCACGTTCGACGCCGACACAACGCAGATCAACGCGTTCGAAGTCGAAGACGCCGGTTTGTATATCTTCAGCCAGTATTTCGACGAGGACGAGATCTTCGACGAACTCCGTGAGTGGTACGATGGTGAGAAATATCGCTTCGAGGTGCCTGCCGAGGAGATCGATCAGGTCGAGACGTTCCTCGAGGAGTATTTCTACGACCTCCAGCGGGTCGGGCCTACCGCGATCGAGCCGTTTTGTGTGGTGAAGGAGAAGTACACTGACCACGCGAGTATTCTCCGGAACTCGGTGTATCACACGAGCCAAGGAAGCAAAACCGTGTTCGTGATGCAGGATGAGTTATCGGCCGAGCAGGCACTCGAACAGGGTGCGACGCGCCTTGCCGACTCGGATGTCGAATTCCAGTTATAGCGCGGCTCAGGTTTGCCGATTACAACCTCACGCCCGGGTGTTCCTTGTCGGCGGAGAGCGGATGATACGCCATATCAGCAGAAGATATTTTCAACTCTGAAACCATAACATGTATGCAATGCGATACAGTCGTTTGAACTGAGCATGAGTCCCCGGCGCGATCGCTCAGAATCGGGTTCTCTCTTGCCGAACGGGTGCGATCTCACGAGAGAGCCGAACTACCGAGACTCTGGCGTGATCGGTTTCTTTCCTGGGCCATAGCCAGGCTGTCTCGCCGAATCGTTCCCGCCCGCTATTTTCGGGGAGATTGGGCCTCTCGAACACCACCGTTCTCACGGATCATATCCGGACAGTTCGGGCACACCCGCACGGTAGCCATCTCGGGCGGGGCAAACACTCGCACGTACTGTTCAGTCACGAAGTCACCACAGTTCTCGCACTCCGGCATGTCCAGGTGCTCTTACAACGCTCTGATGAGCCTACCGACTTACATCGATCCGTACACCCTACTGACCACCGTCCGGGTATCGAGCGCCCACCTTATCTCCTCACTCTCGCAGTGTTGCTCTCAGTAAACGAGCGATCGATGGTCAACCGTCGCTTGAGTTCCTCTACCAGCCGTCCTTCCCACGTTTTCGAGTGGTTGTCGAAATCGACCGATTGACCGGCTTGCGATCGCTCAACGCTATACCCACCGCACTCTGGACAAATGTAATACTCAACGCCGAACGGTTCGCCACACCCACGGCAGATGTACTCGAGATCAGTGCCTTTCTCCTGCTTCCAACTGGTGAGTATTCCCATATCACACACCGATATTTCAACACAACGGCCATAAACGGTATATACTTTGTGGAGAAGCACGTCGGCACTCATGAGTCCAAGATCTCCCATCGGGACGATACAGCATTCGAATACCGGTGAAGGGATGGCGAGTGCCTTTCCGTGTGAGCCCTTTAGACTGGCTATGAGTATCAGGGGTCCGTTGAGCGAGGCGAAATGTACTGAATGTGGTCAGGTAACGATGACAGAAAATTGGCAAGACGTCAACTATTGTGCTAGTTGTGGCGTTGCGTTCGATTCAACCGATACCGATCGAGATGACCATCTCGCAGTCGGACTGACGCTCTCACATGATGACGTCGCGCAGTTGGACGATGGCAAAGAAATCACACTCAC contains the following coding sequences:
- the solA gene encoding N-methyl-L-tryptophan oxidase, with the protein product MSLSTVGVGYERLPRAVRCNRHRCRRDGQRCCLSTPERGLDVLAIERFDIPHARGSSHGSTRIVRLTQPENPSYVPLARATFDNWRELEAATGRDLLTTTGLIHASPADADLFADARHSVETHDVDHEVLTGMEVNERFPGYDLPSDHRAIYQPDGGFVDCEQAVIAHVEAAHAEGATIRARERVLDWHETGDGVRVKTDKNRYEADNLVVTAGAWAGDFFPGLASELTPCRRIMAWLQPAEPEQFQPETFPVFSLAGEHGDGYGFPIHDVSGFKFGREPSLPNAADPDEMPREPTTIEEERHREFAEAYFPDGAGPTMQLRTCVITESSDGHFVLGSHPHYDSVHVAAGFTGHGFKFTAVVGEILADFIVDGDTDHAVNLHRIDRLFDM
- a CDS encoding DUF7563 family protein — protein: MPECENCGDFVTEQYVRVFAPPEMATVRVCPNCPDMIRENGGVREAQSPRK